Genomic window (Kwoniella botswanensis chromosome 1, complete sequence):
CTTGTCATTCGTCGAGCAGTGAGTTGTCAATTTGTGCTTATTAGCTCGGCGTACTCTGATGGACACAGCTGATCCCACGTCGACCCGCAGGCCACATATGAAGAAGCTTTATGGCGATCGACTTCGAAAAGATGGTGGTTTGACCAAGACCCTCAAGAATGTTGCGGACAAGACTCTCTCCACTAAAGGCGGTAAGAGGGGATCTGAGATCAGAAGAGTGGTTCAGGAAGTCAAGGGTTCCATTGAAAAGGTCGAAGAGAAGGTTACAGAAGCTGTTGAAGAGTTCTTAGACCATGGTGAGCTTGATTTTGAGCCACAGAATTCCAGCGGGGAAGAGATGTCAGGAATACAATGACTGACGACTGTTTTGTCTATAGCCCGACCAATGTTCTCTGATATGGTCCATGATACCAAGATTTTGCTCCAGCACTCAAGAGAACGAATGATCATTACGTGAGTTCTTTTGTTCTGAATCCCTCTCGGCAATTTCACTCATGTTAGTTGCTTTCAGACGAGTCGCCAATGACATCTCAGCCTATGATCCATCTCGATATTCGTTGACTTTACCCACTTCGTCGTCATCTCCTGTACCGAGGTATCACGTTGGGCAACCCATCCGAGTATCATGGACAGCACCCTCCAACCACTCTCGTAAAGATTGGATCGGTATCTACAGGTTGGGATCGAACAAATCGACTTTAGTCACTCGGATCTCCTCTGTAGGCAAATGGATGCCAATCTAcgaggatgaatgggatggtgatACCTACCTCAATCCATCGGTCAACGAAAAATCGGATGCTGGAGAAGTCCTGTTCAAGGGTGAACGATTACCTTGGTTACCTGGTAATTACGAGataagatatcatcatgatggGAAACATAATGTAATGTCTAGAGTGGCTCCTATTGAGATATATGGTGGGTTTGACACTCCTTTTTGCCCTACTGAGATGCGGTATCACAGTGTACGAGACTGATCAATGAGATGTCGTATATATTCCCAATTAGTCTCCAAACCTTCTAACCCAGATTCCATCCGATCCATCCGATCGACTCTCCTGAACATCGTCTCACTTTCATTGGACAACAATCCTAAACTTATCCCCAGATCAGCCAAATCCAAGATCAGAACactctcttcaacctctaCTTCTGGGTCCAGTTCTCTTTCTAGCTCGATGGGtaagatgaaagtgaaacatcaacctcaatctATTGGTTCTGCTCTATCGCAATTATCCGAATCGGAGGCTACTCTACGACGAAATGCATCTTCCGATTCTGATTCTCCAATTGGTCAAGAGGAATCAAGcccagatgaagaagccAAAAAGGCTTacattgaagaagaacaagaggaagaggaagaggattcgTCTACACCTTCAGCTAAATCAATACCAATCCTTCAACCTAATTCACACAATAGGAGACTAGATGTGAAGGTGGGAACAGATGGCGAGGAAGATGTATTTGGAAgttctccatcttcgatcgatctacacaatcctcctctttctttctttgctCCTAATGGAGGAGATGTAGGAGAAGACGATAACCCACCTCTCaagggaggaggaggaatcGGAACGGACCAAgatgatttcatcatcatgacccCCGTTCAAGCTCAACGGATCTCTGATCTAGCTCAATTGGCTTTCGGAGTGGAAGTTTCAAAAGATGTCGTAGTGGCTGAAGCGAATGTGGGAGCGCTAGCAAGGAGAGTAGCGGGTGCGAGGGGTTTGACGGCTGGTTTGGGTCCAGCTCCAACAGGGAgtgaaaaggatgaatgaGGGGTGGTTTGAGTGAAGAGCAAACGAGGTGTGACTGGGTTGTGAGTGAATGagagaatgaatgaaagagattgatcatTGTTGAAAGTTTGCTCGCTCTACTGCTCGATAATGCGGATCGCGGGACGAGTATaagtgaaggatgaggaaagaTATCGATTGAAATAActcttttctttttgttGAATAAAGATCAGATGTTTCACTTTACATAGTACTAGTAGTATGCATTTATCGTTATTCAgtccatcatctctttttCATATACTATGACAACAACAACTCAAACCGTCCATCGATAGCACAGCACAGCACAACAACCCTAAACCTGACCCTACTGActcctcttcaacctttccatctcctctttacACCCTTCTAAAATCCCCTCCAACTCTTTCCCTACCACACACCCGTTTCCAAACGTAATCTCAGAGTGCTTCACAGCTTTACTTAACATCTCAATGGCTTTAAGTAAATTTCTAATTATCGTATTTTTCATTCCCATATTTCGACTAAGATCAACCATCTTGGTCTGTTCTGAATCATGGAGTGAAAGTAATTTCGCATATTCACACAAGATCAACGTAGGCGTAGCGTGATTTTGATTGTATACCTCGTAACAAGCTTCATAAGCTTGTTTTATATGTTTCGAGGCAATCTGTAGATCTTTAGGTGACTGAGGTGGTGTATGAGATACTGAAGATAATCTCAATAACGAGAGAAGGGGGTATGAATGGTTTGGTAGATGTTTTTGTAAAGAGGGGATTAGGGTTGATAAAGTTTTTTGAGCGGTTTTGTAATCTACCCAAAAACCCAAAAACAACAAAATCATCTTGTTCAGTTCGTTTTCTCATACAATATAAATATAGTACGCGTATATCCGAATGTTACACTCAAGAAAGTGCAACAACTCACCCAGTTGTCGATGCTCATCACTATCCAATACGTCCACTCCCTTCTGCGCTACCGACAATACCTCTTCAGCATTCACTTTGAAATCCTCTTGGCATTTATCGCATTTGACTGAAACAACCCCTTCAGATCCTTTGACTGATATCACAACATTTCACATCAGCTAAGTTCCGATAGCAGTTTCACTCGTCCAACTCAACTTACCAGGCATCTTGCCCTTGCCATCACCACCCTTACATCCCTCATGTCTCACACACCATCTTGGGTCTACCCAATCTACCCTGTGATTCTTACTCTTCTCGCAAAGTGTACAATCACATTGAAATCTATATCTCTCCTTCAAGTCACGTTGACGGATATCGTAAGGACATGAAAGGTCAATGTACGATGTGAGGATCTGGAAAAATGGAATATCCATCACACAGCACCAGTCAATAAGATTTCATATCAATCGTATAGAAACGTCCGGTGAAGACGAGAATCGGATCGAgctttactcacctcttcatctaaCTGTATATCTTTTATAGCTATTAGTTCCATATACTTCGCGCCGTTCGGAAATACCACTATAGCATTTGGGTCGCAGGAATGGTTAGATAGAGCCataagaggtgagttggataCCCCGATGGGGGTGAGGGAAGGCGAAGAAAGCGTAAACGAATTGACGTGGAACTGAAGGTAAGTAAGTAAGTGAGCACGCCTTGTGTTGGCCAGCGAAAACTGAATGAATAAAGCGCAGAAGTATCGTATTGTATAACGATTCTGACTCACAGAAGAACAGAAATTCATGACCTCTTGAACATTCTCAAAACCGAAATCTTCCATATGAACAGGTAACAACTGGTgttcatctacatctacatcgGATCCCTTGAGGGGTATAGAAGCTGATAGGTAATGTTGGAGgtgttgagcttgttgagctaGGCGCATCACCTCTTGTTGAGTGGATTTCGATACATCTAAAAGATGTTGATCACGTCAAGCCAAAGATCAGTCGTTCATTCTGTTAAAGTCAAGACAAGACCGAGATGTTATTGTGACAAGAATTGGAAATATGACAATCTACGTTTCAGGTCGAGTCGACGATTGAATTGAGGTTGACATACGAGATTCCAACGAAGCTATTTGTTTCCACTACAAGCACACCTCTTGTCAGCTGCATTGTTCTCAAATCTTCAACACATCCCCACCACTCACCCATATTCCATCCTTTCCACcgttcttctccctctccaccCGCCTCTTCCAGATGATCCTCGCAAGCGCACGAACAGGTTCGGGGCTCGCCTGAGTCCATGAtagatcatcgtcatcttgcCGTTTGTTGGGATACGTCTTATAATACATTTTTCGGAATCGCTGGAGAGCTAGACATTCATGTTTGTGGGTTGGCCAATCGGATAATTGACATTCCTATATTCGTCATCGTCGTATCACAAAGTCAGCTCTAAGGTTCAACATTTCACAAAGTGTAAAAGAAAGCCGAACGACAGACGGTATGAcatggaattggaattgacTGTATGAGAATGACGGTTACTCACCCTCGAACAATAATGTAAAACTTTACATCCACTACACCTATTCAACTTTATCTTCAACtcccctctcatcttcttctcatatcgTTCTTTTTCATTTTTACAACTCGCTatattcctttctttcatcgTTAGGTAACATCCATGACAGACTCTCTGAAAATGTTGATTCTGAAGGGCTGATATGGAAGGTGGGGTTTTGAGGATTATCGTGCCTACAATAACATTCAAATCCAATGTCAGTACAAGTCATTCTTTTCGGTTGATAACATTCGCAGATAGGAAGACATAttaatcaatcaatcattcatcacCTATCGATGGATCCAGTTCTGCATCGAATTGTGAATATGTACTCACCCGCTTTGATCAATCGTTTCGTTATCAATCCCCTCCCTCTACCAAATAGCGTATGAACTTCTAGTCCACTACCTTCCAATTCGCTTTTATATAATTCATGAGATACCTCgtcttttccttctttcgtcACAGTATCATTTGATATCTGAGGCTgcttcccttttcccttgCCTTCTCCTTTGAGATTCCCGATACTTGGAAATACATCCTGTCTACGTCCCTGTGAATCGTAAGACGATACATTGGTAATTTCCACCTCTGGATCATCCAAAGACTCCAAACCAGGTTCGTCCTGACCAAGTGGTCTCCCAAGTGCGGTGGATAGCACTTCCCTAGCCTTTGAAGCTAGCTCATCTTCCATGTCATACGTCCCATCTTCAGCATTTGCGACACCAGGGCCACTCGTACCAGAGGTAGACGAAGTGTTAGGACGTGGTTTTCCTAGACGGGCATCTCGAGACTTTTTGAGATGCTGGAAAGATGACATGCTCTTTCCTTTGGATAATTACCTTCTGGCGATCTCTCCACCTGACCCAAGGCTTACTTTCCGACGTGAAGTAGAGAAAACAGGATGCCGGTTATATAGTTCTGGTAGTTTATCAATTTTCTGTTGTGGATGGAAATCCCACTCGAATAACCAGCGCGATACGCGTAGTGGAGGTCGTCGATTCGACACTGCCAGTGGACATGAATGGATGACATGTAAGCATGGAGCCATCGAGTAGTAAGTGCGAAACCGACAACGATACGATGTTATGCTACAATGCATGattggatgttgattgacTACTAGCTGCTACTACTATACTTTGTTTGCTTGTAAATTGTAAATTGTATATGGAAAAATGCTATGAATGCGAGAAACCTCCTAGTGATGCTTTGATTTGTGAGCTTCAGCAGATTGCTTCTTAgcttcatccttctttctcaattcttcctcttcctcatccaagatcttctcatccttcacAGCCCCCGCAGAGGGCTTGTTACCGTGTGCCTTGGCAGCGGCAGTAGGATGTCTAAGAGCATCTTCATGCTccttttcagcttccttctccaatttcTCTACTCGCTGAGCATCCTCGAGAGCATTAGGGTGAGATCGTTCGTCTTTCCTATCGAGTCGTTGATGAGCGTCAGGTTTGGCGTGTTCGAATGGTTCACCAGTTTGGGGGTTACCTATGAATCCAAGAATCGTCAGTACAAGTGTCcatcacatcgtcatctactGTGAAGCTGAaaggttgactcacctgatccaccgGTAGCTGGGTGTTTAGCACCTGCAGAATCGTGTTTGGTATCGAGACCGGGGTTTTGTTGAGCGATAGATTGAGCGTCGGCCATCTACAAGGTGGGATCACAGAGTCAGCTGTGTCCACGATCGCGTGAGATGGAAGGCTAGGCACTCACTGTGTATGTGTTTGTTTGTGGGTATAGATATGTGTGTGGTAGTCGTTATGATCGTCTTAAAAAGATTCTTGTCTTGTGATATAGTAAAgtagaaatggaatgaaaaATCAAGTTGTTCAGATAATTTCGATTGATATCCTTGTCCTGACCCAAACtcagatccatcattcaCCCCTCATATACGTCATACGTCATACCCTCCTTTCTCCCTTACATTGCACCACACAAAGCTACCACGTGAGGCCACGATGCAAGTgtaatttgattccgtcacAATTGCCAAAGTGGCATTCCAGTGGTTTGTTCCAAGGGTAAAGGTACGATCAGTACGTCACCACCCGCATGTGCATGACGCGGTGGGTACGAGGTGGTATGAGGTGGGATGTCGTCactgatcatctcatctgatatcatcctcatcataccCCTTTGGTAAACTCGGTTAGAATGGGCTGGTGCAATTACCGGTTGAGCTGACAGCGCAGGtgtttgatggatatgacgATGCATTCACAGAAcaagaggaatgggaatgggagtgGGAACGTGCGCAGGGTGGGTTGGGTTGTCAacaaaggtatatatatcacctgcttcttcaacgggattcctttcttttcctttttctcttctctttcttatctcAAAGGCAACTTCAACAACTTACAACTTTAACTCACTACCCAACAACAAACAAATCAACACACTTAACAATGTCCGACACTGGAAGACAATCCCTCACCGACAGTGAGTAATTCATGTCTTTACTTTGTTTTTACTTCCTTTTCCCATGACCCTATCAACGATGAATAGGTATGAAATTGCTACCTCGAATGCCGGTCACCGCTTTTACACCCATTCTACATTTCCCTTTCACGTCTCTCATCTCAGACAAACTCCTCACTTTCTCATTGCAATAACCTTGATGATCCTTACTCTACTCACCCAACATTTACTGACTACTTGCCACCCATCCAGAGGCCGGTGCCGCCCTCAAGCCCGACTCTGAGAAATCCTACCTCGAGCAAGGTACTGATATCTTGAAAGGAAAGAGTGACGTGAGTCCACGCATCTTGGTCATTCCCAATGGAAGTCCGAGAAGGCTGACATGTTCTTCACCCCTGTTAGTCCGCCGCTTCCTCcgctcaacctcaatctcaaaaATCCTACTCCCAAGAGATTGGAGATGCCGTCTCAGGCAACCAAAACGAGAACCAATCTTCCATCGCCGATAAggccaaggtgagttagacTTCTCTCACATTTTTCAAAGTGgtgcttgagctgatcattaTATCGAACGATGTAGGACGCTCTCGGTATCAACAAGCAATAAATATCTTTTTTTAGATAATCTGAACGCTTTGAATCGAGGAGATGAAAGTAAAGTAAGAAGTTTATTGTAGCTATATTATATATCGATGATTATGAATCGAATGAAAATTTGCAGTAAAGTGTGCTTTGAGAATGACCGTTCGTGCACTATACTATGTGTACATGCTCTTCTTCACGGTACAAGGAACCGAAAAGTTATATAttgtactcgtactcgtagATGATCATACAAGAGCTTCCTTGTAAGGAAAACACTGTGGAAGATGCTGGGAACATATGATGATAGCGAGTGCGGAGCTACGCCCCAATTCCTTACCTTCGCGCAGTACAGGTCGAAATGAGCGGTATTCAAAAACCACTACTGCAAACCATATTTGTAGCTCTCGTTGTGAACGCGCGCTATTTATGCATTATCGATCTACTGGGTATTATATTTTGACATCGAATAATCAGATACTTGGTGGGAAAAAAGGATCATACGTCAAGTAATTACCAGTAAAATCTATGAGTAGGACATTCGTATCCACCTGGATTGTTATCGACTGATAGTTTGCAGGAAAACCACACATTTAGCTAGATAATCTAGGACCTTGGGAGGCTTATCACAGACAACTACTTACGATATTCTTGGTGATAATCTTCTGCAGGATACCATTTACCTGCTTTTACAATCTGAGTGACTATTGGTTTTCCTTTGAGGCTATACGTATCATCATAGCGATTAGCATAGATTCTGACTCAAAATCACGATCACAATGACATCGTATACGATAATGAATAGGTAGACTACTTTTCCGGTAAGAGAATGTACAACTCACTATTTCTCTTGTACTTCCTGTGTAACTTTCCTAGCCAACTCCTCCTGTTCAGGCGAATGATAGAAGATCGCACTCCTATATTGACTACCTCTATCTGGACCCTGTCTATCGACGGTCGTAGGATCATGTGTCCTGTAAAAGAACTCTACCAATTCGGCATACGAGACTGATCCAGCTTGGTAAGAGAGTTGCACTGCTTCTGCATGGCCTGTCGTGCCGGAACATACTTGTCGGTAGGCTAGAAGGGGTGACAACGACAAGAATATTCgaatcagtcaatcagtc
Coding sequences:
- a CDS encoding peptide-methionine (S)-S-oxide reductase; the protein is MLPLRNFLASFSTNSAAKMAPKTPPNPTVPTAIKGREGLKLGEGVEHATFASGCFWGTEHLFSKHFGHLPQFKAISGYTGGQAENPSYRQVCSGTTGHAEAVQLSYQAGSVSYAELVEFFYRTHDPTTVDRQGPDRGSQYRSAIFYHSPEQEELARKVTQEVQEKYLKGKPIVTQIVKAGKWYPAEDYHQEYLDNNPGGYECPTHRFYW